Proteins encoded in a region of the Candidatus Omnitrophota bacterium genome:
- a CDS encoding tetratricopeptide repeat protein: protein MKKMIVLSLAILMLTAGRGLAETTAELFSSANDKYEQADWSGAIAGYEKILSSGKKSPNIYYNLAGAYFKSGNLGKAILNYERALALDPRDADIRANYRFARSDIKAKVVPEKGVWNWTPLRVYERTLSVDQMTIVASVSMIVILVLLAIGVTGRMVTRYHRTILICFSIILVFNVFLAWHKAVNERTSAIVMVPAVEALYGPFDSATKFFTLNEGMKVNIINSKDGWVRARRSDGKSAWIKDSAVERVLKK, encoded by the coding sequence ATGAAGAAGATGATCGTACTATCTCTGGCTATTTTGATGTTGACCGCCGGTAGAGGCCTGGCGGAGACAACGGCCGAACTTTTCTCGTCCGCTAACGATAAGTATGAACAGGCTGATTGGTCCGGGGCGATAGCCGGATACGAGAAGATACTGTCCTCCGGGAAGAAAAGCCCTAACATATATTACAACCTGGCGGGGGCATATTTCAAATCGGGAAATCTGGGCAAGGCCATCCTTAACTATGAGAGGGCGTTAGCGTTGGATCCAAGAGATGCTGATATACGAGCAAATTACAGGTTCGCCAGGTCCGATATAAAAGCTAAGGTAGTGCCGGAAAAAGGAGTGTGGAACTGGACGCCTTTACGGGTGTATGAGAGAACATTAAGCGTGGACCAGATGACCATTGTGGCGTCCGTTTCCATGATAGTGATCCTTGTTCTTTTGGCTATAGGTGTAACGGGGAGGATGGTTACACGATATCACAGGACAATTTTGATATGTTTCTCCATAATACTTGTTTTTAATGTCTTCCTGGCCTGGCATAAAGCGGTGAACGAGAGAACGTCCGCTATTGTCATGGTCCCGGCGGTAGAGGCGCTATACGGGCCATTTGATTCGGCCACCAAATTCTTCACCCTGAACGAAGGTATGAAGGTGAATATAATCAACAGTAAGGACGGATGGGTCAGGGCAAGGCGTTCTGACGGGAAATCCGCGTGGATAAAAGACTCCGCGGTAGAAAGAGTATTAAAAAAATGA
- a CDS encoding BatD family protein — protein sequence MKKARLLSLIFVFLLGHVLPGWAQEGMAFNARIERSTASVGNPLYLYLEFRGAQDVDAPDIPQVDGLNIKYIGPTTSMTIVNGKMSRSITHTYLVFPRREGTYKIGPFRAEQGGKVYEAPALDLSITGKPAVTQQAGQPPMSSVPDATSVPAYTGDNIFLSMSIDKNSLYVNESAILTIKLYVDGVGLRDIEFPAYAHEGFSGEDFNEPQRTQETVGGRRYEVLVFRQNIFAIKEGEYEIGPARLNCKMLVRKQVSRRRSSLFGMSVFNDDFFDSAFGGYDVYPVELESKGLNVSVLPFPSEGKPLDFKGAVGYFDMDASIDPIKVNVGDPVVLKTIISGSGNMDTVTSPSVNITDDLKTYEPDVSRETNKKVYEQVIIPKSDKVTEIPEVSFSFFNPASGRYKTIKKGPFPISVMKPSGTENSVKMVTLSGKEQVFYPQEKIGQDIIHIKDDTGEVSPIGGYLYRNPLFLPGHLLVLVLFGIFFGAYRKSEKMRTDKKYARFTKAPGKAKKGISKAESYLKKGDMELFYDTLTKALGEYVSGKLDLPKGNVTVDAVRARVEGTQKGGEIISMLGEVLAKCEMARYAAFDPDKKDGRETLEKTKKLLVYLEKIKI from the coding sequence ATGAAAAAAGCACGGTTATTATCGCTGATATTCGTTTTTCTGTTGGGCCATGTCCTGCCGGGATGGGCACAAGAGGGAATGGCCTTCAACGCCAGGATAGAGAGAAGCACGGCTTCGGTCGGTAACCCCCTATACCTTTACCTGGAGTTCAGGGGAGCGCAGGATGTGGACGCGCCTGATATCCCGCAGGTGGATGGTCTTAACATAAAGTACATAGGACCGACCACCAGCATGACCATTGTGAACGGGAAGATGTCACGATCGATCACACATACGTATCTGGTCTTTCCACGCAGGGAAGGCACTTATAAAATAGGCCCGTTCCGGGCCGAACAGGGAGGTAAGGTATATGAAGCTCCGGCGCTCGACCTCTCCATAACGGGTAAACCCGCCGTGACCCAGCAGGCCGGACAACCCCCGATGTCCAGTGTCCCGGACGCTACCTCCGTACCCGCTTATACCGGTGATAATATATTCCTTTCCATGAGCATAGACAAGAACAGCCTTTATGTCAACGAATCGGCGATACTCACCATAAAACTTTACGTGGATGGAGTGGGCCTGAGGGATATAGAATTCCCGGCTTATGCTCATGAAGGTTTTTCCGGGGAGGATTTCAATGAGCCGCAAAGGACCCAGGAGACAGTGGGCGGACGTAGATATGAAGTACTTGTTTTCAGGCAGAACATCTTCGCCATAAAAGAAGGGGAATATGAGATCGGTCCGGCCAGGCTTAATTGCAAAATGCTGGTGAGGAAACAGGTCTCGCGCAGAAGATCCTCCCTGTTCGGCATGAGCGTTTTTAATGACGATTTCTTCGATAGTGCTTTTGGCGGATATGATGTTTATCCAGTGGAACTCGAGTCGAAAGGGCTTAATGTGTCGGTATTACCTTTCCCGTCTGAAGGTAAGCCGTTGGACTTTAAGGGCGCTGTAGGGTATTTCGATATGGATGCGTCCATAGATCCCATCAAAGTCAATGTCGGGGATCCCGTGGTATTAAAGACCATTATCTCCGGTTCCGGGAACATGGATACGGTCACTTCTCCCAGTGTTAACATTACGGACGACCTTAAGACATATGAACCGGATGTTTCCAGGGAAACGAACAAGAAAGTATACGAACAAGTAATAATACCTAAGAGCGACAAAGTAACTGAAATACCCGAGGTCTCTTTCAGCTTTTTTAATCCCGCTTCAGGCAGATACAAGACCATAAAGAAGGGACCTTTCCCGATCTCGGTAATGAAACCGTCCGGGACCGAGAACAGTGTAAAGATGGTAACGCTTTCGGGTAAAGAACAGGTATTCTACCCGCAGGAAAAAATAGGGCAGGATATCATACATATCAAGGATGATACCGGGGAAGTAAGCCCGATAGGCGGATATCTATACAGGAACCCATTATTTTTGCCCGGGCACTTACTTGTGCTTGTCCTGTTCGGTATATTTTTTGGGGCATACCGCAAAAGCGAGAAAATGCGTACCGACAAGAAATATGCCCGTTTTACCAAGGCCCCGGGAAAAGCCAAGAAAGGTATCTCGAAAGCCGAATCCTATCTGAAGAAAGGCGATATGGAGTTGTTCTATGATACTCTTACCAAGGCGCTTGGAGAATACGTGTCGGGTAAGCTTGACCTGCCTAAGGGTAATGTAACGGTCGATGCCGTGAGGGCCAGGGTGGAAGGAACTCAAAAGGGTGGCGAAATAATATCCATGCTCGGAGAGGTGCTAGCCAAGTGCGAAATGGCCAGATACGCGGCGTTCGATCCGGATAAAAAGGATGGCCGGGAAACACTTGAAAAAACCAAAAAATTACTGGTATATCTGGAGAAGATAAAGATATGA
- a CDS encoding tetratricopeptide repeat protein, whose product MRRSITSTIYLCALMVCMHAGLCFAGGDLGRADRLYKDEKYEEALKEYDKAISSGKDQPGIEYNRGAVLYKEGKYGEAEKAFLGSMSAGDEKIEDKAIYNIGNSRYRQAEKAEKSSPAKAIAGYKESLEYFKRAVELAPEDMDAKFNFEYTRKKIETLESQQQDQQQQKDQEKQQDQQDQQQKKNQEKQNDQQDQQQQKNQEKQKDQQDQQQQKDQEEQQDQQDQQQQKDQEDQRQSGGQQQNKNEENRDEEEGPQPGAGSGNDNGQDQQEQSSEGFGSEGRMTRDEAEMLLRSQEEEESRMRAEEKKARRSGSPPVVRDW is encoded by the coding sequence ATGAGAAGGTCTATTACGTCCACCATATACCTGTGCGCGCTTATGGTGTGTATGCACGCGGGGTTGTGTTTTGCCGGCGGTGATCTGGGCAGGGCTGACCGGTTATATAAAGATGAGAAATATGAAGAAGCGCTCAAGGAATACGATAAAGCTATTTCAAGCGGGAAGGACCAGCCTGGTATAGAGTACAACCGTGGCGCGGTCTTGTATAAAGAGGGTAAATACGGGGAGGCGGAAAAAGCGTTCCTTGGATCCATGTCAGCCGGAGATGAAAAGATAGAGGACAAGGCTATATACAACATAGGAAATTCACGATATCGCCAGGCGGAGAAGGCCGAAAAAAGCTCGCCGGCAAAGGCTATAGCCGGGTATAAGGAATCCCTGGAATATTTTAAAAGAGCTGTTGAACTGGCTCCGGAGGATATGGACGCTAAATTCAATTTTGAGTATACACGTAAAAAAATAGAAACGTTAGAGAGCCAGCAACAGGATCAGCAACAGCAGAAGGACCAGGAAAAGCAGCAGGATCAGCAGGACCAGCAACAGAAGAAGAACCAGGAAAAGCAGAACGATCAGCAGGACCAGCAACAGCAGAAGAACCAGGAAAAGCAGAAGGATCAGCAGGACCAGCAACAGCAGAAGGACCAGGAAGAGCAGCAGGATCAGCAGGACCAGCAACAGCAGAAGGACCAGGAAGACCAGCGACAGTCCGGTGGGCAACAGCAGAATAAAAATGAGGAAAACCGGGATGAAGAAGAAGGCCCCCAGCCCGGAGCTGGGTCGGGTAATGATAACGGGCAAGACCAGCAAGAGCAGTCCTCGGAAGGATTTGGGTCCGAAGGCAGGATGACCAGGGACGAGGCCGAGATGCTGCTCAGGTCACAGGAAGAAGAAGAGTCCAGGATGCGGGCGGAGGAAAAGAAAGCACGCAGGTCCGGGAGCCCTCCGGTCGTCAGGGATTGGTAG
- a CDS encoding VWA domain-containing protein gives MMFGAPQMSVLLWLLPAVAVFFILSSGRRKSTLERFAEKGLLAEIAASYDNSRRKRKDIIKLAALFFIAMALMRPQWGFEWKEVKKQGIDIIIALDTSKSMLAEDVRPNRLERAKLAVKDMVKKLKGDRLGLIAFSGSAFLQCPLTIDYDGFLLALDDISVDTIPMGGTSISEAIYKAIESYEKEKKENKILIIITDGEDLEGGVDKAVQKAKVAGINIYCVGIGSEEGELVPVRDAGTGKTSFLKDMEGNVVKTRLREDVLQSIALQTGGMYVRATGAEFGLDLIYEKKLAGLEKEEFKSRMEKRYYERFQLPLFIAGFLLLIEVFLGDRRKNIVN, from the coding sequence ATGATGTTCGGCGCGCCGCAAATGAGTGTTCTTTTATGGCTGTTACCGGCGGTAGCGGTGTTCTTTATTCTTTCTTCCGGCCGCAGGAAGAGCACGCTGGAACGTTTCGCCGAAAAAGGTCTTTTAGCTGAAATAGCCGCTTCATATGACAATTCGCGCCGGAAAAGAAAGGATATCATAAAACTTGCCGCGTTATTTTTCATCGCGATGGCGCTTATGCGTCCCCAATGGGGATTCGAATGGAAGGAAGTGAAAAAACAGGGCATAGATATAATAATAGCGCTGGATACCTCGAAAAGTATGCTCGCTGAAGACGTAAGGCCTAACCGGTTGGAGCGTGCCAAACTGGCTGTCAAGGATATGGTCAAGAAACTCAAGGGTGACAGGTTGGGGCTTATAGCTTTTTCAGGGTCGGCTTTTCTTCAATGCCCTTTGACCATTGACTATGACGGGTTCCTGCTGGCGCTTGATGATATAAGTGTAGATACGATACCGATGGGGGGAACATCCATCTCGGAGGCGATATATAAAGCCATCGAAAGTTATGAGAAGGAGAAAAAAGAGAATAAGATACTGATAATCATAACCGACGGAGAGGACCTTGAGGGTGGTGTCGATAAAGCCGTGCAAAAAGCCAAGGTGGCCGGGATCAACATATATTGTGTGGGTATCGGCTCGGAAGAAGGGGAACTTGTTCCTGTCCGGGACGCGGGTACGGGCAAGACATCTTTTCTTAAGGATATGGAAGGTAATGTGGTCAAGACCCGTCTCAGGGAGGACGTGCTTCAGTCAATAGCCCTTCAGACGGGAGGTATGTATGTAAGAGCTACCGGGGCGGAGTTCGGGCTGGACCTTATATACGAGAAAAAACTTGCCGGGCTTGAAAAAGAGGAATTCAAGAGTAGGATGGAAAAACGCTATTATGAAAGGTTCCAGCTGCCGTTATTTATCGCCGGGTTCCTGCTTTTGATAGAGGTGTTCCTGGGAGACAGAAGAAAAAACATCGTCAATTGA
- a CDS encoding VWA domain-containing protein: MMRLASPLVLLSIPPVIALYLVLDHMRSGKRSFIRFSNNTVIGGIKPTLRSRLSAKVRHLRLLAIILVLAAGSRPQTILEETHIYVEGIDIVLAVDTSTSMRAMDFEINKRRVDRLEVVKKVVDSFVQRRPNDRIGLVAFAGLAYTVCPLTLDHNWLEENLDRVQIGMMKDGTAIGSAISAALNRLKDTKTKQKIVILLTDGRNNAGTISPMVAAEAAKALGVRVYTIGAGTRGMAPYPVEDRFGNTVLRPMEVEIDEELLGEIADVTGGKYYRATDTESLERIYDEIDKLEKTPIEETGFNIFKELFPYLLVPALALFLAEIILSDTLFRRLP, from the coding sequence ATGATGCGTCTGGCTTCTCCCCTTGTCCTTTTATCCATACCCCCGGTCATAGCCCTGTATCTGGTGCTTGACCATATGCGTTCCGGGAAAAGGAGCTTTATCAGGTTCTCCAACAACACGGTGATCGGCGGGATAAAGCCCACGCTGAGGAGCAGATTAAGCGCTAAGGTCCGGCATCTCAGACTCCTGGCCATAATACTTGTGCTAGCCGCCGGTTCCCGGCCCCAAACCATACTGGAAGAGACACATATATACGTGGAAGGTATCGATATCGTGCTGGCGGTGGATACCTCAACGAGTATGCGCGCTATGGATTTCGAGATCAACAAGCGCCGGGTTGACCGGCTTGAAGTGGTCAAAAAGGTAGTTGATTCTTTTGTGCAGAGAAGGCCGAACGACAGGATAGGCCTGGTCGCTTTCGCGGGCCTGGCGTACACGGTCTGTCCTCTTACACTCGACCATAATTGGCTTGAGGAGAACCTGGACAGGGTACAGATAGGCATGATGAAGGACGGTACCGCGATAGGTTCGGCTATAAGCGCCGCGCTTAACCGGTTGAAGGATACCAAGACAAAGCAGAAGATCGTGATATTGCTTACCGATGGACGGAACAACGCCGGGACAATATCCCCGATGGTAGCCGCTGAAGCCGCCAAGGCATTAGGTGTCAGGGTGTACACGATAGGCGCCGGGACCAGGGGGATGGCCCCCTATCCTGTGGAAGACAGGTTCGGGAATACGGTCTTACGACCTATGGAGGTCGAGATAGATGAAGAGCTTCTCGGGGAAATAGCGGATGTTACCGGCGGTAAATATTACAGGGCGACCGATACGGAATCACTGGAACGCATATATGATGAGATAGATAAGCTGGAGAAGACCCCGATAGAAGAGACCGGGTTCAACATTTTCAAGGAGTTGTTCCCGTATCTACTGGTCCCGGCTTTGGCGCTCTTCCTGGCGGAGATAATATTGTCCGATACTTTATTCAGGAGGTTACCTTAA
- a CDS encoding DUF58 domain-containing protein, with protein sequence MIPKETIRKIRRIQITTSRKVTDVFAGQYQSVFKGVGMEFDEVREYTPGDEIRSIDWNVTARMGHPYIKKFVEERELTIMILLDVSMSCRFGTRGRMKSELAAELCSVIAFSAIKNNDKVGMLTFTDRVEKFVPPRKGMKHVLRVIREALHNRPAGTHTDINKVLNHLNKVAHRRAIVFLVSDFYSDDFRKTLSITNKKHDVIAVTVEDPSEAELTNAGLLELRDAETGLRAVVDTSSPAVRDMFRRENREIRERARRLFRSVNVDHIELSTDRSYVEPLIRFFRTREKRFIRR encoded by the coding sequence ATGATACCTAAAGAGACCATACGCAAGATAAGACGGATACAGATAACTACCTCGAGAAAAGTAACGGATGTGTTCGCTGGTCAGTACCAGAGTGTGTTCAAGGGCGTGGGGATGGAGTTCGACGAGGTCAGGGAATACACTCCGGGAGACGAGATACGTTCAATAGACTGGAACGTCACGGCGCGCATGGGGCATCCTTATATCAAGAAATTCGTGGAGGAGAGGGAACTTACCATAATGATCCTTCTTGATGTGTCCATGTCCTGCCGGTTCGGGACAAGGGGACGCATGAAAAGTGAGCTTGCCGCGGAACTTTGTTCGGTCATAGCATTCTCCGCCATAAAGAACAACGACAAGGTAGGTATGCTCACGTTCACGGACAGGGTCGAAAAGTTCGTGCCGCCCCGTAAGGGAATGAAACACGTGCTTCGTGTGATAAGGGAGGCATTGCATAATAGACCAGCAGGGACCCATACCGATATAAACAAGGTCCTGAACCATCTTAATAAAGTGGCTCACCGGCGGGCGATAGTCTTTCTTGTGTCTGATTTCTACTCAGATGATTTCCGGAAAACACTTTCGATAACCAATAAAAAACATGATGTAATAGCCGTTACGGTAGAAGACCCGTCGGAAGCCGAGCTTACGAACGCGGGCTTGTTGGAGCTCCGGGACGCCGAAACCGGACTAAGGGCGGTCGTAGACACGTCTTCGCCCGCTGTCAGGGATATGTTCCGCAGGGAGAACCGTGAGATAAGGGAGCGCGCGCGCCGGCTTTTCAGGTCGGTGAACGTGGACCACATAGAGTTGTCCACGGACAGGTCGTATGTTGAGCCTTTGATAAGGTTTTTCAGGACACGTGAAAAACGGTTTATCAGACGATAA
- a CDS encoding MoxR family ATPase yields MSQGITAINEKVQNESLFVDELLAEIRKVIVGQDYLIQRLMVGLLANGHVLIEGVPGLAKTLSVRVLSSAISTKFQRLQFTPDLLPADLIGTLVYSPKDGTFTTKKGPIFSNIILADEINRAPAKVQSALLEAMQEKQVTIGENTYKLEEPFLVLATQNPIEQEGTYPLPEAQVDRFMLKINIGYPSKEEEHKILKRMANTDRHIDVKPVVSPERILEARKVVNEIYMDEKIERYIVDIVFATRTPGEYGIKDLEGLIDYGASPRASINLAIAAKAYAFVQRRGYVTPQDVKSIGPDVLRHRVIPSYEAEAEDKTAEDIVKKIFDEIEVP; encoded by the coding sequence ATGTCCCAGGGCATAACAGCAATAAACGAAAAAGTACAGAATGAAAGTCTTTTTGTTGATGAACTACTTGCCGAGATACGTAAAGTGATAGTCGGACAGGATTACCTCATACAGAGGTTAATGGTCGGGCTTCTCGCCAACGGCCATGTATTGATAGAAGGGGTCCCTGGACTGGCCAAGACCCTCTCGGTGAGGGTGCTGTCCTCCGCCATAAGCACAAAGTTCCAGAGACTCCAATTCACGCCGGACCTTTTGCCCGCGGACCTTATCGGTACATTGGTCTATAGTCCCAAGGACGGTACTTTCACCACTAAAAAAGGCCCTATATTCTCTAACATAATACTTGCCGATGAGATAAACAGGGCGCCCGCGAAAGTCCAAAGCGCACTTCTGGAAGCTATGCAGGAAAAGCAGGTGACCATAGGTGAGAACACGTACAAACTTGAAGAACCTTTCCTGGTGCTGGCCACACAGAACCCGATAGAGCAGGAGGGTACATATCCCTTGCCCGAGGCCCAGGTAGACAGGTTCATGCTGAAGATAAATATCGGCTACCCCTCCAAAGAGGAGGAGCATAAGATACTCAAACGGATGGCCAACACGGACAGGCATATAGACGTAAAGCCCGTAGTATCGCCGGAAAGGATACTTGAGGCCAGAAAGGTAGTGAATGAGATATATATGGACGAAAAAATAGAAAGATACATCGTTGATATAGTCTTCGCTACCCGTACCCCGGGCGAATACGGGATCAAGGACCTTGAGGGACTGATCGATTACGGTGCTTCGCCGAGAGCCAGTATAAACCTGGCTATAGCGGCAAAAGCTTACGCTTTCGTGCAGCGCAGGGGATATGTGACCCCACAGGATGTTAAGTCGATAGGGCCGGATGTCCTGCGCCACAGGGTCATACCGAGTTATGAGGCCGAAGCGGAAGACAAGACCGCGGAAGACATAGTAAAAAAGATATTCGACGAGATAGAAGTACCATAA